A stretch of the Thiohalospira halophila DSM 15071 genome encodes the following:
- a CDS encoding HepT-like ribonuclease domain-containing protein, whose protein sequence is MHRDPRAYLWDAREAALRVAEFTEGASEERYLGDALLRSAVERQLEIVGEALGQLEKHFPGVAESIPDLRAAVNLRNILIHGYAKLNHRIVWRTVHEDLPRMAGELSRLLENWEG, encoded by the coding sequence ATGCACCGTGATCCACGCGCCTATCTCTGGGATGCCCGTGAGGCCGCATTGCGAGTTGCGGAATTTACCGAGGGGGCAAGTGAGGAGCGCTATCTCGGTGATGCGCTGTTGCGCTCGGCCGTTGAACGGCAGTTGGAGATCGTTGGAGAGGCGCTGGGCCAGCTGGAAAAGCACTTCCCCGGAGTGGCTGAATCCATTCCTGACCTGCGGGCGGCTGTAAACCTCCGCAACATCCTGATTCATGGTTACGCTAAGCTGAACCACCGGATCGTGTGGCGGACTGTCCACGAGGATCTCCCGCGCATGGCAGGCGAGTTGTCGCGTCTCCTGGAGAACTGGGAAGGGTAG
- a CDS encoding site-2 protease family protein: MLDQLSVVQTIAVVALPLLFAIVVHEVAHGWAALALGDRTAEMLGRLSLNPVRHIDPFGTVILPLGLVITASLAGAPPFVFGWAKPVPVTWENLARPRRDMALVALAGPSSNLIMALLWGLVAKAGYALGPGIGDFLVLMGMSGVVVNLVIGLLNLVPIPPLDGSRLVSAVLPASAVATYNRAESWGVVVLLLLLIFGFLDPILGPAVTGLRHGIHQFIGL; this comes from the coding sequence GTGCTCGACCAGCTCAGCGTTGTCCAGACCATTGCGGTGGTCGCCCTGCCGCTCCTGTTTGCCATCGTGGTCCACGAGGTCGCCCACGGCTGGGCGGCCCTGGCTCTCGGTGACCGCACCGCCGAGATGCTCGGCCGCCTCTCCCTGAACCCCGTCCGCCATATCGACCCCTTCGGCACCGTGATCCTGCCCCTGGGGCTGGTGATCACGGCCAGCCTCGCCGGGGCGCCGCCCTTCGTCTTCGGCTGGGCCAAGCCGGTGCCGGTCACCTGGGAGAACCTGGCCCGGCCGCGCCGGGACATGGCGCTGGTGGCCCTGGCCGGGCCGAGTTCCAATCTGATCATGGCCCTGCTCTGGGGCCTGGTGGCCAAGGCCGGCTACGCCCTGGGCCCCGGCATCGGCGATTTCCTGGTGCTGATGGGGATGAGCGGGGTGGTGGTGAACCTGGTCATCGGCCTGCTGAATCTCGTCCCCATCCCGCCGCTGGACGGCAGCCGGCTGGTGAGCGCGGTGCTGCCGGCCTCGGCGGTCGCCACCTACAACCGGGCGGAATCCTGGGGGGTGGTGGTATTGTTGCTGCTGCTCATCTTCGGTTTCCTGGACCCCATCCTCGGGCCGGCCGTCACCGGCCTGCGCCACGGTATTCATCAGTTCATCGGACTCTAG
- a CDS encoding PHP domain-containing protein, translating to MSLNYDLHCHSTASDGTLRPAELATLAAERGVDVLALTDHDATEGLEEAAATAEEYGIGFVPGVEISVTWERQTVHIVGLGIDPDNAVLQAGLARLREFRVWRGAEIGRRLEAAGVEGAYEGAVARSGGDTLSRTHFAHFLIDNGYAKDVKDVFKRYMKSGKPGHVAGQWAELGEAVAWIHAAGGEAVIAHPARYDLTARRMRRLFGQFQEAGGEAIEVVSGSHGRGEAVAMAAWAREFGFRASRGSDYHGPERTWAELGRVAELPEGCEPVWSTWGERYLPRTCEEVT from the coding sequence ATGAGCCTGAACTACGACCTCCACTGCCATTCCACCGCCTCGGACGGGACGCTGCGCCCGGCGGAGCTCGCCACGCTGGCCGCCGAGCGGGGGGTGGATGTGCTCGCGCTCACCGACCACGACGCCACCGAGGGGCTGGAAGAGGCGGCGGCGACGGCCGAGGAGTACGGCATCGGCTTCGTGCCCGGGGTGGAGATCTCGGTGACCTGGGAGCGCCAGACGGTGCACATCGTCGGCCTCGGCATCGATCCGGACAATGCCGTCCTCCAGGCCGGGCTGGCCCGGCTGCGGGAGTTCCGGGTCTGGCGCGGGGCGGAGATCGGCCGCCGGCTGGAGGCCGCCGGGGTGGAGGGCGCCTACGAGGGGGCGGTGGCGCGCAGCGGCGGGGATACCCTGAGCCGCACCCACTTCGCCCACTTCCTCATCGATAACGGCTACGCCAAGGACGTGAAGGACGTCTTCAAGCGCTACATGAAGTCGGGCAAACCCGGCCATGTAGCCGGCCAGTGGGCGGAGCTCGGCGAGGCCGTGGCCTGGATCCATGCCGCCGGGGGCGAGGCGGTCATCGCCCACCCGGCGCGCTACGATCTCACCGCCCGGCGCATGCGCCGGCTCTTCGGCCAGTTCCAGGAGGCCGGCGGCGAGGCCATCGAGGTGGTCTCGGGCAGCCACGGTCGCGGCGAGGCGGTGGCCATGGCGGCGTGGGCGCGGGAGTTCGGCTTCCGCGCCTCCCGCGGGTCGGATTATCACGGCCCGGAGCGCACCTGGGCGGAGCTGGGCCGGGTGGCCGAGCTGCCCGAGGGCTGCGAGCCGGTCTGGTCCACCTGGGGCGAGCGCTACCTTCCCCGCACCTGCGAGGAGGTAACATGA
- a CDS encoding nucleotidyltransferase family protein: MHPLIREKRGAIEAVCRQFGVRRLEVFGSAARGSDFDAERSDVDFLVEFAPDSEAETSLSAYLALREQLSDILQRPVDLVTSESVENPFVRAEIERSREPVHAP, from the coding sequence GTGCATCCGCTCATTCGGGAAAAGCGTGGGGCCATTGAGGCGGTGTGCCGCCAGTTTGGCGTGCGAAGGCTCGAGGTCTTCGGCTCGGCGGCGCGGGGCAGTGATTTCGATGCCGAGCGTTCGGATGTCGACTTCCTCGTGGAGTTCGCCCCCGATAGCGAAGCAGAGACCTCGTTGAGCGCCTACCTGGCCCTTCGCGAGCAGTTGAGTGACATCCTGCAGCGGCCCGTGGATCTCGTGACCAGCGAGAGCGTTGAAAATCCCTTCGTCCGGGCGGAGATCGAACGAAGCCGCGAGCCGGTCCATGCACCGTGA
- the scpB gene encoding SMC-Scp complex subunit ScpB produces the protein MDAEIERLKPEVEALLFASERPLTVARLQQLLADRPAEEGDEGPASQALEAALRALAADYEGRGVELVELAGGWRFRTRPELGPRVSRLWEEKPPRYSRALLETLAIIAYRQPVTRGEVEEVRGVTVSSSIMKTLQEREWVRTVGHREVPGRPALYATTRAFLEHFNLNGLEDLPPLAELRSLDEIGAELDSGSEASAPDPFEGDEEQPPRGGDE, from the coding sequence ATGGACGCGGAGATCGAACGACTCAAGCCCGAGGTGGAGGCCCTGCTCTTTGCCAGCGAGCGGCCCCTCACGGTGGCGCGGCTGCAGCAGCTGCTGGCCGACCGACCCGCGGAAGAGGGCGACGAGGGGCCCGCGAGCCAGGCGCTGGAGGCCGCGCTCCGGGCCCTGGCCGCCGACTACGAGGGCCGCGGCGTCGAGCTGGTGGAGCTGGCCGGGGGCTGGCGCTTCCGCACCCGACCGGAGCTGGGGCCCCGGGTGAGCCGGCTGTGGGAGGAGAAGCCGCCGCGCTACTCCCGCGCACTGCTGGAGACCCTGGCCATCATTGCCTATCGCCAGCCGGTAACCCGGGGCGAGGTGGAGGAGGTGCGGGGCGTGACCGTCTCCAGCTCCATCATGAAGACCCTGCAGGAGCGCGAGTGGGTCCGCACCGTGGGGCATCGGGAGGTGCCCGGCCGGCCGGCGCTCTACGCCACCACGCGCGCCTTCCTGGAACACTTCAATCTCAACGGCCTCGAGGACCTGCCCCCGCTGGCCGAGCTGCGCTCCCTGGACGAGATCGGGGCGGAGCTGGACAGCGGCAGCGAGGCCAGCGCCCCCGATCCCTTCGAGGGCGACGAAGAGCAACCACCCCGAGGAGGGGACGAATGA
- a CDS encoding L-threonylcarbamoyladenylate synthase — protein sequence MSQYFQIHPETPQQRLIHQSVEILKKGGVIAYPTDSAYALGCRLDDKQAMDRIRQIRNLDERHHFTLVCRDLSEIGVYARVNNTAFRLLKAHTPGPYTFILAATREVPRRLLHPKRKTIGLRVPDNNIAQALVAGMGEPLVSTTLQLPGDDLPLADPEEIRERLERQVDLVIDGGHGLVEPTTVVDFVEEVPEVVRRGAGDPSAFEGQG from the coding sequence ATGAGCCAGTACTTCCAGATCCATCCGGAGACGCCGCAGCAGCGGCTCATCCACCAGTCGGTGGAGATCCTGAAGAAGGGCGGGGTCATCGCCTATCCCACCGATTCCGCCTACGCCCTGGGCTGCCGGCTGGACGACAAGCAGGCCATGGACCGGATCCGCCAGATCCGGAATCTGGACGAGCGCCACCACTTCACCCTGGTCTGCCGCGATCTCTCCGAGATCGGCGTCTACGCCCGGGTGAACAATACCGCCTTCCGCCTGCTCAAGGCCCACACGCCGGGACCGTACACCTTCATCCTGGCCGCCACGCGGGAGGTGCCGCGTCGGCTGCTGCATCCCAAGCGCAAGACCATCGGTCTGCGCGTGCCGGACAACAACATCGCCCAGGCGCTGGTGGCCGGCATGGGCGAGCCCCTGGTCAGCACCACCCTGCAGCTCCCCGGTGACGACCTGCCCCTGGCCGATCCGGAGGAGATCCGGGAGCGGCTGGAACGGCAGGTGGATCTCGTCATCGACGGGGGCCACGGGCTGGTGGAGCCCACCACGGTGGTGGACTTCGTCGAGGAGGTGCCGGAGGTGGTCCGGCGCGGGGCGGGAGATCCGAGCGCCTTCGAGGGACAGGGGTAG
- a CDS encoding segregation and condensation protein A, with translation MGPEEAAEAAPETAPDTEAGAQQELPLAMVEGEPVTELPQDLYIPPDALEVFLDTFEGPLDLLLYLIRRQNLDILNIPILTITRQYMEYVELMKALRLELAAEYLVMAAMLAEIKSRMLLPRPAASDEEEGEDPRAELVRRLQEYERYKQAAEDLDALPRMERDVVAATAEVAAVQAEKPQPQVGLDELLEAFRAVLQRADLHATHHVEREALSVRERMSGVLASLSESGHTAFIALFDPEEGRAGVVVTFLAVLELLKEGLVEAIQHDINAPIHLRASGAGALAGEAEEADGEA, from the coding sequence ATGGGTCCGGAGGAGGCAGCGGAGGCCGCGCCGGAGACTGCACCGGATACGGAGGCCGGCGCCCAGCAGGAACTCCCCCTGGCGATGGTGGAGGGGGAGCCGGTTACCGAGCTGCCCCAGGACCTCTACATCCCGCCGGATGCCCTGGAGGTCTTCCTGGATACCTTCGAGGGGCCGCTGGACCTGCTCCTCTACCTCATCCGGCGCCAGAACCTGGATATCCTGAACATCCCCATCCTGACCATCACGCGCCAGTACATGGAGTACGTGGAGCTGATGAAGGCGCTGCGGCTGGAGCTGGCCGCCGAGTACCTGGTCATGGCCGCCATGCTTGCCGAGATCAAGTCGCGCATGCTGCTGCCGCGGCCGGCCGCCAGCGACGAGGAGGAGGGCGAGGACCCCCGCGCGGAGCTGGTGCGCCGGCTGCAGGAGTACGAGCGCTACAAGCAGGCCGCCGAGGATCTGGACGCCCTGCCGCGCATGGAGCGCGACGTGGTCGCCGCCACCGCCGAGGTGGCCGCCGTGCAGGCGGAGAAGCCCCAGCCGCAGGTGGGGCTGGACGAACTCCTGGAGGCCTTCCGGGCGGTCCTCCAGCGCGCCGATCTCCACGCGACCCACCACGTGGAGCGCGAGGCGCTCTCCGTGCGCGAGCGCATGTCCGGCGTCCTGGCGAGCCTCTCCGAGTCCGGCCATACCGCCTTCATCGCCCTGTTCGACCCGGAAGAGGGCCGCGCCGGGGTGGTGGTGACCTTCCTGGCGGTGCTGGAGCTGCTCAAGGAGGGGCTGGTGGAGGCCATCCAGCACGACATCAATGCGCCCATCCACCTGCGCGCCAGCGGTGCCGGTGCCCTGGCCGGCGAGGCGGAGGAAGCCGACGGGGAGGCCTGA
- a CDS encoding tryptophan--tRNA ligase, with protein sequence MSPNSTQNPRVLSGMRPTGRLHLGHYHGVLKNWVRLQHEYDCYFFVADWHALTTEYENPRGIAEASWEMTIDWLAAGVNPNAATLFVQSRVIEHAELHLLLSMITPLGWLERVPSFKDQQEQLREKDLATYGFLGYPLLQSADILIYRAGLVPVGEDQVAHVELTREVARRFNHLYGREPDFEERAEAAVKKMGKKNAKLYHQLRKRHQEEGDTEAVETARALLETQQNITLADRERLFGYLEGGTKIILPEPEPLLTEAPRMPGLDGRKMSKSYGNFIGLREEPAEVEKKLRTMPTDPARVRRNDPGDPENCPVWPLHQIYSEESTREWVQEGCRSAGIGCVECKQPVIDGVLAELAPLRERAQGFEEDPELVRKIIHDGCEAARDTARDTMEEVRHAMGLTWRQ encoded by the coding sequence GTGAGCCCCAATTCCACTCAGAATCCCCGCGTCCTTTCGGGCATGCGGCCTACCGGCCGTCTGCACCTGGGCCACTACCACGGCGTGCTCAAGAACTGGGTGCGGCTGCAGCACGAGTATGACTGCTACTTCTTCGTGGCCGACTGGCACGCGCTGACCACGGAGTACGAGAATCCCCGCGGCATCGCGGAGGCGAGCTGGGAGATGACCATCGACTGGCTGGCCGCCGGCGTGAATCCCAATGCCGCCACGCTCTTCGTGCAGTCCCGGGTCATCGAGCATGCCGAGCTGCATCTGCTGCTCTCCATGATCACGCCGCTGGGCTGGCTGGAGCGGGTGCCGAGCTTCAAGGATCAGCAGGAGCAGCTGCGGGAGAAGGACCTGGCCACCTACGGCTTCCTGGGCTATCCGCTGCTGCAGAGCGCGGACATCCTCATCTATCGCGCCGGCCTGGTGCCGGTGGGCGAGGACCAGGTGGCCCACGTGGAGCTCACCCGCGAGGTGGCGCGGCGCTTCAACCACCTCTATGGCCGCGAGCCCGACTTCGAGGAGCGCGCCGAGGCGGCGGTGAAGAAGATGGGCAAGAAAAACGCCAAGCTCTACCACCAGCTGCGCAAGCGCCACCAGGAGGAGGGCGATACCGAGGCGGTTGAGACCGCCCGCGCCCTGCTGGAGACGCAGCAGAACATCACCCTGGCCGACCGCGAGCGGCTCTTCGGCTACCTGGAGGGCGGGACCAAGATCATCCTGCCGGAGCCGGAGCCGCTGCTCACCGAGGCGCCGCGCATGCCGGGGCTGGACGGGCGCAAGATGTCCAAGTCCTACGGCAACTTCATAGGCCTGCGCGAGGAGCCGGCAGAGGTGGAGAAGAAGCTGCGCACCATGCCCACCGACCCGGCCCGGGTGCGGCGCAACGACCCCGGCGATCCGGAGAACTGCCCGGTCTGGCCGCTGCACCAGATCTACTCCGAGGAGTCCACCCGGGAGTGGGTGCAGGAGGGCTGTCGCTCCGCCGGCATCGGCTGCGTGGAGTGCAAGCAGCCGGTTATCGACGGCGTCCTGGCCGAGCTGGCCCCCCTGCGTGAGCGGGCCCAGGGCTTCGAGGAGGACCCCGAGCTGGTGCGCAAGATCATCCACGACGGCTGCGAGGCCGCCCGGGATACCGCGCGGGACACCATGGAGGAGGTCCGCCACGCCATGGGGCTGACCTGGCGCCAGTGA